Proteins co-encoded in one Ensifer sp. PDNC004 genomic window:
- a CDS encoding TolC family protein, with amino-acid sequence MMVSAGARWVSVGGIALCRSMCRAARGSLLLGALSIPAACTSAALDDLAPPSADRPAVSGTGTKDASKVSAGAPDFSLAPNPKIPITIATPSIDPKHDYSLPELVDIAQRTNPITRAAWQRARQAAIAVGITEAVYLPLLTADVLAGLEQTSATAPGIGGPIPIAPGTLTTTGAQFIPSLTVKWLLLDFGGRDAGRAAATQLAFAANVTFNGTHQKLIFDVSNAYFVLTAARVQLKIARQTVQNAELVQAAAKARMGRGIATSIEVAQANQQVAQARFNLTQSQGHERNAYMTLLEAVGVSPTLEIRIADGSNRALPKAVPEDLNRLIATSLQRRPDVQAAFARLQADKNGIAAARAEFMPKVALVGNVNRNIGSLSVEDTRFDQRSTIRVNQPNANLMIGLSFPIYDGGLRDARLQSAMAQVGAAEQEMAQLQNTAAREVVVAYDLLRTSLAGYAAASELTTAAQTTYDAAVDYYKQGLGTITDVSIAQTALLQAKVARATAYSDTLVAAASLAFATGTLTNRNVVNRF; translated from the coding sequence ATGATGGTTTCTGCGGGGGCGAGGTGGGTTTCGGTAGGGGGGATCGCCCTTTGCCGAAGCATGTGCCGTGCTGCCCGAGGCTCTCTTCTCCTTGGCGCATTGTCGATCCCGGCAGCCTGCACGTCCGCTGCACTCGATGATCTGGCGCCACCGAGCGCCGACCGGCCGGCCGTTTCGGGAACGGGCACCAAGGACGCCTCGAAGGTGAGTGCCGGCGCGCCGGATTTCTCTCTCGCGCCGAACCCTAAGATCCCGATTACGATCGCGACGCCGTCGATCGATCCGAAACACGATTACAGCTTGCCGGAACTGGTCGATATCGCCCAGCGGACCAATCCGATTACCCGTGCCGCCTGGCAGCGCGCCCGGCAGGCGGCGATTGCCGTCGGCATCACCGAAGCGGTGTACCTGCCTCTCCTGACGGCCGATGTACTCGCCGGTCTGGAGCAGACGTCGGCGACTGCGCCCGGCATCGGCGGTCCCATACCGATCGCCCCCGGCACGCTGACGACAACTGGCGCGCAGTTCATTCCATCCCTTACGGTCAAGTGGCTGCTTCTCGATTTCGGCGGGCGGGATGCGGGGAGAGCGGCGGCGACGCAATTGGCGTTTGCCGCAAACGTCACCTTCAATGGCACCCACCAGAAGCTGATCTTCGATGTTTCCAACGCCTATTTCGTCCTGACGGCGGCGCGCGTTCAATTGAAGATCGCCCGCCAGACGGTGCAGAATGCCGAGCTCGTCCAGGCGGCCGCCAAGGCACGCATGGGCCGCGGCATCGCCACGTCGATCGAAGTCGCTCAGGCAAACCAGCAGGTGGCGCAGGCGCGCTTCAACCTGACCCAATCGCAAGGGCACGAGCGCAATGCCTATATGACGCTTCTCGAAGCGGTCGGGGTCTCGCCAACGCTTGAGATCCGCATCGCCGACGGCAGCAATCGCGCTCTGCCGAAGGCCGTGCCTGAAGACCTCAACCGGCTGATTGCGACATCGCTCCAGCGTCGACCGGATGTGCAGGCGGCTTTTGCTCGCCTGCAGGCCGACAAGAACGGTATTGCGGCCGCCCGCGCGGAGTTCATGCCGAAGGTTGCGCTGGTGGGCAACGTGAACCGCAACATCGGGTCGCTCAGCGTCGAAGACACGCGTTTCGACCAGCGCTCGACGATCCGCGTCAACCAGCCGAATGCCAACCTGATGATCGGCCTGAGCTTCCCGATTTACGATGGCGGGCTGCGCGATGCGCGGCTGCAATCGGCGATGGCACAGGTCGGCGCTGCCGAGCAGGAGATGGCGCAGCTGCAAAACACCGCAGCGCGGGAAGTTGTCGTCGCCTATGATCTGCTGCGAACCAGCCTGGCCGGCTATGCGGCAGCGAGCGAGCTGACGACCGCCGCTCAGACGACCTACGATGCTGCGGTCGACTACTACAAGCAGGGCCTGGGCACGATCACCGATGTCAGCATCGCGCAGACGGCGCTGCTGCAGGCGAAAGTCGCAAGGGCGACCGCCTACAGCGACACGCTCGTCGCCGCGGCCAGCCTTGCTTTTGCGACGGGAACGCTGACCAACCGCAATGTGGTCAATCGCTTCTGA
- a CDS encoding LysR family transcriptional regulator has translation MHSHHRIDWEDLRFVLAVAEANSLAAAARALGVNHTTVLRRVGSFERKLGVRLFDRLPFGYTLTAGGEELLAVARQMADTVTELERRLTGQDLRLEGSLRITTTDTLMASILPSILADFRQRHPGVLLEVSTSNALANLSHRDADVAIRPAVDSPDALVGRRIAKVAFAVYAAPSYLDIRGLAAADTIDIAREHWIGLGDALASTSVARWMRAALAAPAVLRCDSLVTAREAAMAGIGLAALPCYLGDTTAGLIRIGAPVAEMTRELWLLTHEDLRRTARVSAFTEFVGQALAKHRLLLEGNKPST, from the coding sequence ATGCACAGCCATCACCGTATCGACTGGGAAGATCTTCGCTTTGTTCTGGCGGTTGCCGAAGCAAACTCCCTTGCGGCCGCCGCCAGGGCGCTCGGCGTCAATCACACGACCGTGCTCCGGCGTGTCGGGTCGTTCGAGCGGAAGCTCGGGGTCCGGCTGTTTGACCGGCTCCCGTTCGGCTACACGCTCACTGCCGGTGGCGAGGAGCTCCTGGCGGTGGCCCGGCAGATGGCTGACACGGTCACGGAGCTCGAGCGCCGCTTGACGGGGCAGGATTTGCGGCTCGAGGGTAGCCTGAGGATCACCACCACCGATACGCTCATGGCGTCGATCCTGCCCTCGATCCTGGCCGATTTCCGTCAACGTCATCCCGGCGTCCTGCTCGAGGTCAGCACCTCGAATGCGCTTGCAAATCTCTCCCATCGCGACGCGGACGTCGCCATACGCCCCGCGGTCGATTCACCGGATGCCCTGGTCGGTCGGCGGATCGCCAAGGTCGCTTTCGCCGTCTATGCGGCGCCGTCCTATCTCGACATTCGGGGACTGGCCGCTGCCGATACGATCGATATCGCACGGGAACACTGGATCGGGCTTGGCGACGCGCTTGCGTCCACGAGCGTGGCACGATGGATGCGCGCGGCGCTCGCGGCGCCCGCGGTCTTGCGTTGCGATTCGCTGGTCACGGCGCGCGAGGCGGCAATGGCCGGTATCGGTCTTGCTGCCCTGCCCTGCTATCTCGGCGATACGACGGCCGGTCTCATCCGCATCGGCGCGCCAGTTGCCGAGATGACGCGGGAGCTTTGGCTTCTGACACACGAGGATTTGCGGCGCACGGCACGCGTCAGCGCCTTCACCGAATTTGTCGGCCAGGCGCTCGCAAAACACCGCCTGCTTCTCGAAGGCAACAAGCCCTCCACTTAG